GTTGAAGATGCAAAATCCGTGCGGCGCATCCGACTCGGCGTGGTGGCCTGGTGGACGCACAATGCACAGCCCGGACCGGGCGCTCCCGCTCAGCACTTCGTCCACCACCTGGAGCACCGATCCGGCCGCCATTCGGGCGCTAGCTTCCGTGCGAGGGTGGAAGTAGACCGAGTTGAACTGATCGGCATCTTGCTTCAGCGTGGTCGATGCTCCCACCTGCGCGATCTGCTTGACGTGCTTCGGGTCGTGCACCAGGCACAGTTCCTCCGTAGTGGCGGGCCGTCCGGACAGGCGCTTCATGCGCTTCACCAGTTGGTAGTCCGCCGAAAGACGCTGATGTATCTTCGCGATGCGCTCCGGCTGCTCCGGGTGCCACTGCTCGTGCTCGTTGCGGTGCTCGAGCATCACCTCGTCGTACACGTAGCAGACGCGCGTCGCCGGGACGGTGAGATCCGTCAGCAGCTGCAGGCGCTGCAAGCGCTCGAGGATGCGTGCACGTTCGTCCGCCGACTGGACCGGGTAGCAGTTGCGAGTTGCATATCGCACCGGACCCGGTCCGGGTGGCTCGGGCGCCACGTAACACTGCACCACCTTGTGGAAGTTATTGGGTgggttgatgttgttgtagTCCTCCAGACTAAAGCGTATAAGGAAATTGCAAATAACAGGGTTACTGGCGTACGTTACAAACAACATGCATTCAGTCACACACGGAAGATACCTACTCATACAGTTCGTGGCGCTGCAGACATTTCCAATAGCTCCGGTGGCTGCTGATACAGTTGAGGATGGAGCTACGCATGCTTTTTGTAGGCGGTTGTAGCTTCTCCACCAGCGCCGGGCACGGGTCGCCCAGCAGAGTTCGCAACGTTAGGGCACAACCTTCTGCAAGCGACTCCAGGCAGTAACCACCTTCCAAGACAACCGCAACTCGTCCCTGAGCCAGCGACAGTAACGGACTCAGCAGGTGCGCATAGAACGCTGGCGTGATCTCCATCATGCCCTGCAATCATTAGCATTTGGttcaaatgttttcttaaTAAAAGCCAAAACCTATTAAGAAGTAAATGATGAAGATTGATGTTTCATGACGTgagagaaaatgaaattaattgtttatgtttattgccGTTAGTGTATTACTATGTATTATTGCCGTTAGTGAgcttttgatttgattcgtAATATTCTTTGGTTAGCCCAAAACAcgtaacaaattgtttttgtgaaataaatattctCCTTTTCCGAAGAATTATGGTTTATGAATGAAGTTTAAGGAAagacgtttttgttttaatgtcaATAAAACACCAATCTTATCACTTTAGCTAATGAGTGAACTTTTGATAGCGTGCgaacaataaaacaatgtCCGGATAGTTGTTAAAGGATGGGTTAAAGATGAAGGAATTAGGAGTATTCATTCATAATGTCGACCAGCATATGGCATATGAACCCGTGTTCGAGTGGGCCCTAAACGCATGAAAATGCTGACAATAAACGACTTGCACGAAAGAAGAAGCTCCGAATCGTTATCGGCCACCACTCCAACTCTACCTTTTCGTCGCCCAAGGCGGAATCATAACCGGCCGACAAAATGATAAGTTCGGGGTTGAACtgaaaacaaaccaaggattcggtggtggtggtggtggtggggaaaGGAGGGGCATGGGAGGGGAAAAGCAGAAAGAGAAGATTAGCGAAAATACATGTCGTAAACACACCTCGGGACAGCCGAAGGCAGCATCGTAGCCCGCTGATATTATTATCAGCTCCGGTTGGTACTAGAAAAGAGTAGgaaatgtttacaaaaaagtagaataggcacaaatagaataaaaaatataaagttgTCACGCCGAGATGGGCTGTTGTTGCGTAGCGATTACGTTACGACCGGGGAGCTAAATTATTTGATAGCATTTTTTCGCTGCCAGGAGATACTGTTGTAATAAACCTTATTTGGTTTGCACAATAGAAACCCCCATGTTTTCCTCTCCCCAGGGCAAAGCAAGCAGCTATTGCGGTGAGGAAAAAAGGTTGCTTGAGAAGTGGGAAACCAACCTCGGCGGCCACCGGTAGCAGGAGCTGATGCCAAATCGCCAGGTAGTCACCGTTGGTCATACCGGTCGCGTTCAGTGGCACGTTGAAATTATACCCACGGCCTTCATCTTCGCCGATGTAATCGAAGTCGGATTCGCGCAGGTTCGGCCAAAAGGTGCCATGCTCGTAGCGGTGGATGGAGAAGTAGAGAACtctatgaaatttaaaaaaacataatgagAAATAGATGCAAATCGTGGTGAGTGGGGTTACAAACCTCGGGTCGGAGTAGAACATCCGCTGCGTACCCTGACCGTGGTGAATGTCCCAGTCGACGATGAGGATCTTCTTCAGGCCGCGTTTGAGCGCGTGCTCGGTTGCGATGGCAACGTTGTTGAAGAAGCAGTATCCGTTGTACTCGGCCGTCATGGCGTGATGCCCCGGCGGCCGCAGGATGGCCATGCCGTTCTGGACCGTTCCGTCGAGCACGCTGTCGACCAGCTGGATGGTGCTACCGACCGATAAGAGGCTCGTTTCGTATGAGGTCTGGAAAGAGGCGCaatgtaataataaaaaccgCTAACATCAGGCTGGTGGGGTTCATCTTACAGGATGGATGAAGATTGCATCGTAATGGGAGCTCAGCTCCTCCAGGTGCTGTTCGTCCTGCGAACCGTGCGTTTCCTTCAGGATGCGTATCTGCTCGGCGGTGTGCTTCATCAGCACTTCGGCCTCGGTAGCTGCCCGAGGCGGGATGAACGTGCACCGGTCGACCAGCCGCGTCATCTTGCATCGCTCCATGACCCGCTCGTACCGCGCCGGACACTCCGGATAGTTGCTGTCCCAGAGGCAACGGTGCAGCGCGAACCGGTCGTCGTAGAGGATACCGGTCGAGCCCCGCACCTGTCCGCCCACGCTGAGCGCATTGTGGTAGATATCCTTCAGGTGTTGATCGCTGGAGGCCGCATCCCCTCCGTCGCTGTTGCTGCGGCCCCGTTCGGCGCCACCTTGGGCGGACATCTTCAGCTTTCCCTGCTGCTTTGCCTCCGCTAGTGTTACCCGACCCGCCGCCCTGGTTTGGCTGCCGTACAGTTTCTCACGACGTTCCTGCTGTTCCGCCTCGGTCGCTGCCTGCTGGGCACGTGTTCGTACTTTCGATTGCTTTGCACTGCTGCGCGTGACGACGTTCGAGCTCTGTGCGGAGaagccaaaaacaaacaacgaacaGAGGTAACGAAACGCAAACACCTTTCTTGGTCGCTGCTCCGGTGGCACTTTGGGGTTATTTTTCACACAGCTGTATAGCAGCCCGTTTGGTTTCAGCAAATAAATTGTTCACCAGAGTGCAATCCTAGTGTTCCAGATCAAAACGCTTCTGACGTGACGGAAAACTCTTCCCTTCGCCGACGTTGAGCCCGTAGACCAGAAAGATTCTCTAATATTGATTCTGCTGCTGGCTTTTATACAGTTGGCAGTGCTGATAATACGGCCAGCACAAGGTCTCTGGACATAAGGTTTAGTCAAAGACGTTTTTCGATGCCATTTTTTATTGGGGAGATTGTTGTTACAACCGATAGTGATTAGATTTGAGTCAAGAGGTGCACAGTGCTGAAAGTTGACTATTAAACATTTCCCAAATTGGACACAAAAGAGTGCAATATAACCAATAGGATTCTGCACGTTTGACGCAAGACACTGCAAATTTGACAGCTGAATATCAGACCAAAAGGATgtcttttctattatttttgtgCGAAAGAAATGTGTTTAATATGAAGAGACCTGCTATTCTAGATTGACGTTGGGACGGAAGCAGACTATTGTTATCTCTCGAACTCTTCTGGTACAACAATCTTCTGACGCCCGCTCTCTTTCGCTGtttattttctatatttttaccTCAGTCTATGCCATCTAGCGCTGCGATAATCTTCGAAACGCATCGAAGTCAGCTACAGCAGTTCTCGTTTTtcgacccaaaaaaaaaaaaaattaattatttgcgAAAAATTGCGAATACTTCGATGAAAAGGACCGGTTGATGTAATGCAATGGGACCCTTGAAGCATGTCTTTGTTGTAAAGCATTCTCTTCTTGGTCCTTCGTGCTAGCGAAGGAACGTGCACAGAGagaaggtgaagaaaattcGGGATAGCAATCAATCTGTATAACGACTAGCGAATCCTGAGTGAAAGCAGGTAATGGAAGG
This region of Anopheles coustani chromosome X, idAnoCousDA_361_x.2, whole genome shotgun sequence genomic DNA includes:
- the LOC131269496 gene encoding histone deacetylase 6; translation: MSSNVVTRSSAKQSKVRTRAQQAATEAEQQERREKLYGSQTRAAGRVTLAEAKQQGKLKMSAQGGAERGRSNSDGGDAASSDQHLKDIYHNALSVGGQVRGSTGILYDDRFALHRCLWDSNYPECPARYERVMERCKMTRLVDRCTFIPPRAATEAEVLMKHTAEQIRILKETHGSQDEQHLEELSSHYDAIFIHPTSYETSLLSVGSTIQLVDSVLDGTVQNGMAILRPPGHHAMTAEYNGYCFFNNVAIATEHALKRGLKKILIVDWDIHHGQGTQRMFYSDPRVLYFSIHRYEHGTFWPNLRESDFDYIGEDEGRGYNFNVPLNATGMTNGDYLAIWHQLLLPVAAEYQPELIIISAGYDAAFGCPEGMMEITPAFYAHLLSPLLSLAQGRVAVVLEGGYCLESLAEGCALTLRTLLGDPCPALVEKLQPPTKSMRSSILNCISSHRSYWKCLQRHELYDLEDYNNINPPNNFHKVVQCYVAPEPPGPGPVRYATRNCYPVQSADERARILERLQRLQLLTDLTVPATRVCYVYDEVMLEHRNEHEQWHPEQPERIAKIHQRLSADYQLVKRMKRLSGRPATTEELCLVHDPKHVKQIAQVGASTTLKQDADQFNSVYFHPRTEASARMAAGSVLQVVDEVLSGSARSGLCIVRPPGHHAESDAPHGFCIFNNIAVAARAAIEHHGLKRVLIVDWDVHHGNGTQHIFENDPRVLYISVHRYDNGSFFPKSTDANFDAVGSGEGEGFNVNIPWNRKGMGDAEYVAAFHSIVLPIAYEFEPELVLVSAGFDAAIGDPLGGCRVTPEAYGHFTHWLSALACGRLIVCLEGGYNVNSISHAMAMCGKALLGDPLPVLQPVNARSSNAPNASCMETIRSVLEVQRKYWQSLCSNKKLPSNQQQVLSSASLVDALEGLNIGESKLPGLDEATLPSTSTSAGLSPLSEAGESSTNAAAGSSGSSSQNPAQTLNDYLKANLEALQNEEMFAVVPRRNCPHLKLLQPETAPSAIDYRAPCSDCSAEGENWVCLICFGVYCGRYVQEHMLRHGTETENHPLTLSFADLSVWCYGCDAYIDHPALHPYKNLVHESKFNEPLVWSYGSDLVLEVLPTTSKGD